One window from the genome of Paenibacillus azoreducens encodes:
- a CDS encoding amidoligase family protein: protein MHVEYTSLSFGFELEFTGIKRSVAAHVVADFFDTGRPTQIGGWGHDTYEIKDRSGRIWRVVKDASVQAVRQENSEIVIVSDDYQCELVSPVLGYSDIPLLQRLIRELKESGALVNKSCGLHVHVGAERFSPNNLRTLCNIIYAKQSLLTKALDCRQDRRRYCLDLSDEFIKKLNKKKPKTMGEFAEVWYHGFNALPFRRNDRYNDSRYRILNLHQLLSGRLKTVEFRLFNGTLHAGKVKASIQLSLLIAAQALNQKKATSRVTVPDNGNEKYSFRVWLLRLGGIGDEFKTMRHHLLKYLEGNSAWREPPTNDDARGLSDVEAQ from the coding sequence GTGCATGTTGAATACACAAGTTTATCATTCGGTTTTGAATTAGAATTCACAGGGATAAAACGTTCAGTGGCAGCTCATGTTGTTGCGGACTTCTTCGACACAGGCAGACCAACACAAATTGGTGGATGGGGTCATGATACTTATGAAATAAAGGATCGATCCGGACGGATATGGAGAGTCGTTAAGGACGCATCAGTTCAAGCGGTTCGACAAGAGAACTCCGAAATAGTAATCGTATCGGATGATTATCAGTGTGAACTTGTATCCCCTGTTTTGGGGTATTCTGATATTCCTTTATTACAGAGATTAATTCGTGAATTGAAGGAAAGCGGCGCATTAGTAAACAAGAGTTGCGGATTACATGTACATGTAGGAGCTGAGAGATTCTCTCCAAATAACTTGAGAACTCTTTGTAATATTATCTACGCAAAACAATCTTTGCTGACCAAGGCATTGGATTGCAGACAGGATCGGCGCAGATACTGCTTGGATCTTTCAGATGAGTTTATAAAGAAGCTGAATAAAAAGAAGCCGAAGACGATGGGGGAGTTTGCAGAAGTTTGGTATCACGGATTCAATGCTTTACCCTTCCGTCGAAACGATCGATATAACGACTCCAGGTACCGGATACTGAATTTGCACCAGTTATTAAGCGGCAGATTAAAGACAGTAGAGTTCCGTTTATTCAATGGAACTTTGCATGCCGGCAAAGTGAAAGCAAGTATCCAGTTGAGTTTGCTCATCGCGGCTCAAGCCCTTAACCAAAAGAAAGCAACCAGTCGGGTAACAGTGCCTGACAACGGGAATGAGAAGTATTCATTTCGTGTATGGCTTCTCAGACTTGGTGGTATTGGTGATGAGTTCAAAACCATGCGTCATCACCTACTTAAGTACCTTGAAGGTAATTCTGCATGGAGGGAGCCGCCAACGAATGATGACGCTCGGGGCTTGTCAGATGTCGAAGCGCAGTAA
- a CDS encoding gamma-glutamylcyclotransferase family protein — protein MKPYVAYGSNMHIKQMKMRCPDAYIIGIGCIEDHELVFKRVATISKHIGLFVPVVLWMISERDEIALDHYEGVSVGLYRKEIIKIKLESISVKNDVFNESDLPIELGAMVYIMNAESRPISAPTRIYYETILEGYQQNNIDVRPLSVAAIKSDYRDTDYYEGYRTARRRR, from the coding sequence ATGAAGCCTTATGTAGCTTACGGGAGCAATATGCACATTAAGCAAATGAAGATGCGTTGTCCTGATGCGTATATCATCGGGATTGGGTGTATTGAAGATCATGAGCTAGTGTTTAAACGCGTAGCCACCATCTCTAAACATATCGGACTATTTGTACCTGTTGTGTTGTGGATGATCTCCGAAAGGGATGAAATCGCTTTAGATCATTATGAAGGCGTTTCAGTTGGACTCTACAGAAAAGAGATCATTAAGATAAAGTTAGAATCGATTAGTGTAAAAAATGACGTGTTTAATGAAAGTGATCTTCCAATTGAACTAGGAGCGATGGTTTATATCATGAATGCCGAATCAAGACCAATATCGGCGCCTACTCGGATATACTATGAGACTATTCTTGAAGGCTACCAACAGAACAACATTGATGTTCGCCCCCTTTCTGTTGCAGCTATTAAAAGCGATTATAGGGACACGGATTATTATGAAGGTTATAGAACAGCTAGACGGAGGAGGTAA
- a CDS encoding stalk domain-containing protein — translation MKTKKLTAVILAFSIILGGQGALAAQSEKPVQIASADFDYSKEAKEALDYINKIRKDAGLSEVKLNPYLTKASENHVNYLTSNNTTGHDQVEGKKGYTGKEPKDRVLVVGGDTKLAQGLSEVISYSGTTTKASIDTLIGSAYHRAPFLSPYTSEIGVGYVGSKFVMVAKSSGSDTTAVSMYPYNGQKDVPTTFVGAGENPNPLSKFGIERSGYVISFYPPHVLDTKTIDATIKDGKGNNVPFFSEWYSGYWFFYTKQPLKNGETYTVSVNYKPLYEEEYEGKTLNKTWSFTTATSGSTGGSNGGVTTPPTGGGDVNPPPSGSTSAITGNFNKDNVGVTINGDLVSLNPPAKIVNGSTFIPLRGVFKKLNSEVKWNNDKQEVTIVRESITVKLTIGSKTAYVNGKAITLSTAPFINNSSTYVPLRFASEAIGADVKWDQSNYIAIIKSE, via the coding sequence ATGAAAACGAAAAAGTTAACAGCAGTAATACTTGCATTCTCAATTATTTTAGGGGGTCAAGGAGCACTCGCGGCGCAGTCTGAAAAACCAGTTCAAATTGCTTCTGCGGACTTCGATTATTCCAAGGAAGCAAAGGAAGCTTTGGACTATATCAACAAAATTCGTAAAGATGCAGGACTCAGTGAAGTAAAGTTGAACCCGTACCTAACCAAAGCATCTGAAAACCATGTGAATTACCTCACTTCCAACAATACAACTGGGCATGATCAGGTAGAGGGTAAGAAGGGTTATACTGGTAAGGAGCCAAAGGATCGCGTATTGGTAGTAGGCGGGGACACAAAGTTGGCACAGGGGTTGTCTGAGGTGATCTCGTATAGTGGCACCACAACAAAGGCTTCGATTGATACTTTGATTGGTTCCGCTTACCACAGAGCTCCTTTCTTGAGTCCTTACACATCAGAAATCGGGGTTGGGTATGTGGGCAGTAAGTTTGTTATGGTTGCGAAGTCTAGCGGGTCGGATACAACTGCTGTATCTATGTACCCGTATAACGGACAAAAAGATGTACCGACCACATTTGTAGGTGCAGGTGAAAACCCTAACCCACTCAGTAAATTTGGTATCGAAAGATCGGGTTACGTCATCTCCTTTTATCCGCCACATGTACTAGACACTAAGACTATTGATGCAACTATTAAAGACGGTAAGGGTAACAATGTTCCCTTCTTCTCCGAGTGGTATTCGGGGTACTGGTTCTTCTATACTAAGCAACCGTTAAAAAATGGGGAAACCTACACAGTGTCTGTGAATTATAAACCTCTCTACGAGGAAGAGTACGAGGGCAAAACGCTCAACAAAACTTGGTCTTTCACAACTGCAACAAGTGGCTCGACTGGTGGCTCTAACGGCGGTGTAACCACCCCTCCAACTGGAGGCGGAGATGTTAACCCTCCACCGAGCGGTTCAACTTCTGCAATCACGGGTAACTTTAACAAGGACAATGTCGGTGTAACAATTAATGGCGATTTGGTAAGTTTGAATCCTCCTGCGAAGATCGTCAACGGAAGCACCTTCATCCCACTTCGTGGAGTTTTCAAGAAGCTCAACTCAGAAGTAAAGTGGAATAATGACAAGCAAGAAGTAACTATTGTTCGAGAAAGTATTACAGTTAAGCTGACAATTGGCAGTAAGACTGCGTATGTCAATGGCAAGGCGATTACACTTTCGACAGCACCGTTTATCAATAACTCATCAACCTATGTACCTTTAAGATTTGCTAGTGAAGCCATTGGTGCAGATGTAAAATGGGATCAATCAAATTATATTGCCATCATTAAATCTGAATAA
- a CDS encoding InlB B-repeat-containing protein, with the protein MANSKQERKRFISVLLVIALLIGLFPMSALADDPPSDTDYGNEVSVTDAVYGETSVTNAVCASDPSHFIYELNPEWMNEPYAYIREYIGPGGDVVIPETIEGRPVSRIFGAAFLGNQSITSVVIPESVERVEVNAFAYSYGIKSIVFKNPDTIIGDKNGLSDWDIVIPYQATIIGHNNSTAESFARKRNINFLSIDEPWTTEIDYGSQDAMSRFHRGEDVVVSELFQSSELANYFAHWMGEPWGLWTTPVWNGTINDTLNKRDVEMRMQRFYQNKGHFSFGSDDFKGITSLEGLQLFKDSILSDPKFSYNAVFQFSGNQLREVNALSFLNGVNYLDLSNNQLENIDGLSGLERLSHLDVSNNNLTNLDGLSNLRRLIEPQTAATTTSVLDFSHNRLSNIEGLNNVSMLDTLNANKVDFSYNFLTNSNIPTLSKLFKLFDQVAKPQLLFDYNYIFIDDQAAGKQFYNDWLEISGLSRGDNRANTPQYNYRFVKGADTLRVEHRVKGTDELLSFEEYSTADKSLDLNASITYNAKNFEGYSLIGDSGKYVLNKDHIFTSKIGTERHLVNSRNGLSISNVGLPDNMTSSITDEGILTTTDTAGEYNIVGKGTTEVNIHSEGVSHGIYPLTFDTFGSKDNVIVFYYQSSASLAKHKLTVGMEGQGTTFPATGTYEYDDGEWVSISARNTVPGYELEKWVIDGEDYFDAFGYGVSLKMDSDKTAIAHFKQNQPQPTRYTLTVNQVGMGTVTPFAAGSVTNFPEFESVSLMANPSPGYKFEKWVVNGLESDDQGITMYMDRNVVAIAHFIPIASPPKEYKLIVEVVGEGTVNVVNEDTKDVFQDVRGAVGQFKEGTEISVSMNPVKGHKFTKWMVDGQEIVKESLSFKMDEDKIVQAYFEPVVPSPEPKGSITVEFVDWETNSKLKEDVILSDLPLGDHSYRADAFIGVYKLIGDSVRNVVLTAAEPFGKMIFLYKKEDVIPTPEPEPKPNPEPTPSPDPEPKPTPEPKPEPKPEPTPEPKPEPEPKPNPEPTPSPDPEPKPTPKPTPEPKPEPKPEPTPEPKPEPTPKPTPELKPEPKPEPTPKTELPTVDPQPEPETKSNDKERGLEPERGASQVTNVPAPAVEKEMDTLLVEAVDHENEELLQTEEIDTLHLGLNEVKAPIIAGYSLIGSDKQTVFISENGESLTVTFRYLKEAEPNELFGVVYGVVKDANGNPMQGVKVELHSDPRITFTNENGEYRFENVELGKHTVILKNPFTDKEISRINVVAYKDYRDSDSTTVESVQVAEEVKRSIELNESMSTQRVDFVIEAIEQPEPVSPDKKFPIIPIVATPPLIIILLAYSRRRNVGIYNGANLLIKKIRVKAKPETVIDLTGYAASAFKVVFRKPNSFRNIDLYIKYGDTITQVELADDLNFIVFSPEN; encoded by the coding sequence GTGGCAAACAGTAAACAGGAAAGAAAAAGGTTCATCTCAGTTCTCTTGGTGATCGCTCTGCTTATTGGGCTATTCCCAATGAGCGCTCTTGCTGACGATCCACCAAGCGACACCGACTACGGAAATGAAGTGAGCGTAACGGATGCTGTTTACGGCGAAACCAGTGTAACGAATGCAGTATGCGCTTCCGACCCGAGTCATTTCATTTACGAGTTAAATCCGGAATGGATGAATGAACCTTATGCCTATATCCGAGAGTATATCGGACCAGGCGGAGATGTGGTCATCCCCGAGACAATCGAAGGGCGACCCGTTTCAAGGATTTTTGGAGCAGCATTTCTGGGTAATCAAAGTATTACGAGCGTAGTTATACCTGAAAGTGTTGAGCGAGTCGAGGTTAACGCGTTTGCGTACAGCTATGGAATTAAAAGTATTGTATTTAAAAATCCTGATACGATAATTGGTGACAAGAATGGTTTGTCTGATTGGGACATTGTGATCCCATACCAAGCTACAATTATCGGTCATAACAATTCGACAGCAGAAAGCTTTGCTCGTAAACGAAACATCAATTTTTTGAGCATTGATGAGCCTTGGACTACTGAAATAGACTATGGATCACAAGATGCAATGTCTCGTTTCCATCGAGGTGAAGATGTTGTCGTGAGCGAACTGTTCCAAAGTAGTGAGTTGGCCAATTATTTCGCACATTGGATGGGCGAGCCTTGGGGACTATGGACAACACCAGTCTGGAACGGGACGATTAACGATACGCTCAATAAGCGTGACGTTGAGATGCGGATGCAAAGGTTCTATCAAAACAAAGGACACTTCTCATTCGGCTCCGATGATTTCAAGGGAATCACAAGCTTAGAGGGTCTGCAGCTATTCAAAGACAGTATCCTTAGCGACCCTAAGTTCTCGTACAATGCAGTATTTCAGTTTAGCGGCAATCAGCTTCGTGAAGTGAATGCCCTGAGCTTCCTGAACGGGGTAAATTATCTTGATCTGAGTAATAATCAGTTGGAGAACATTGACGGGCTAAGTGGTCTTGAAAGGTTAAGTCACTTGGATGTGTCCAATAACAATTTAACCAATCTTGATGGCTTGAGTAATTTGAGAAGGTTGATCGAGCCGCAGACAGCGGCGACAACGACCAGTGTTCTTGATTTCAGTCATAACCGGCTCTCCAACATCGAGGGGCTAAACAATGTAAGCATGCTTGATACACTAAATGCAAATAAGGTTGATTTCAGTTACAATTTCTTAACCAATAGTAACATTCCCACTTTATCGAAGCTGTTCAAACTTTTCGACCAAGTAGCAAAACCTCAGTTGCTGTTCGACTACAATTATATTTTTATTGACGACCAGGCAGCAGGTAAACAGTTCTACAACGATTGGTTAGAAATATCCGGTCTATCGAGGGGCGACAACCGAGCCAATACTCCGCAATACAATTATCGATTCGTTAAAGGTGCTGACACGTTAAGAGTCGAGCATCGTGTCAAAGGAACAGATGAATTGCTATCTTTTGAGGAATATTCGACAGCGGACAAGTCTTTGGACTTGAACGCTTCCATTACGTACAATGCCAAGAATTTTGAAGGTTATTCCCTCATTGGTGATTCAGGTAAGTATGTTTTAAACAAAGATCATATTTTCACTTCCAAAATCGGCACAGAGCGTCACTTAGTTAATTCAAGAAATGGGTTATCGATCTCCAATGTAGGACTGCCAGATAATATGACTAGTTCAATTACGGATGAAGGGATATTGACCACTACCGATACAGCGGGCGAATACAACATTGTTGGTAAAGGAACTACAGAGGTTAATATTCATAGCGAAGGGGTATCTCATGGCATTTATCCGCTCACTTTCGACACCTTTGGAAGCAAGGACAATGTCATCGTTTTCTATTACCAATCTTCTGCTTCATTAGCGAAGCATAAGTTAACAGTCGGTATGGAAGGGCAAGGTACAACCTTTCCTGCAACTGGCACTTACGAATACGATGACGGAGAATGGGTTTCCATCTCTGCTCGGAATACAGTACCAGGATATGAACTTGAAAAATGGGTGATTGATGGCGAGGATTACTTCGATGCCTTTGGTTATGGGGTAAGCTTGAAAATGGACAGCGACAAAACAGCAATAGCTCACTTCAAGCAAAACCAACCACAGCCTACACGGTATACGCTAACGGTTAATCAAGTTGGAATGGGAACAGTTACTCCGTTCGCAGCTGGCAGTGTTACGAATTTTCCCGAGTTTGAATCGGTCAGCCTGATGGCTAATCCCTCGCCTGGATATAAGTTCGAGAAATGGGTCGTGAATGGGCTAGAGTCAGACGATCAGGGTATTACCATGTATATGGATCGCAATGTTGTCGCGATAGCGCACTTCATCCCCATTGCATCACCACCAAAGGAATACAAACTGATCGTTGAAGTCGTAGGTGAAGGTACAGTCAATGTTGTAAATGAAGATACAAAAGATGTGTTCCAAGATGTCCGAGGCGCAGTAGGACAGTTTAAGGAAGGAACTGAAATATCCGTATCAATGAATCCTGTTAAGGGGCATAAATTCACTAAATGGATGGTGGATGGACAGGAAATTGTTAAAGAGTCGCTCTCGTTTAAGATGGATGAGGACAAGATCGTCCAAGCCTATTTCGAGCCAGTCGTTCCATCACCAGAACCGAAAGGTAGTATAACGGTTGAATTTGTTGATTGGGAAACGAACAGTAAGCTCAAAGAAGATGTAATTCTGTCGGATTTGCCGTTAGGTGATCATTCATATAGAGCTGATGCGTTTATCGGGGTATATAAGCTAATTGGAGATTCAGTCAGAAATGTTGTGCTAACAGCAGCCGAGCCATTCGGAAAGATGATCTTTCTTTATAAGAAGGAAGATGTCATCCCGACACCTGAACCAGAGCCGAAGCCAAATCCCGAGCCGACACCTAGCCCTGATCCAGAACCAAAACCAACGCCAGAACCGAAACCCGAACCGAAACCTGAGCCAACACCAGAGCCGAAGCCTGAACCAGAGCCGAAGCCAAATCCCGAGCCGACACCTAGCCCTGATCCAGAACCAAAACCAACGCCAAAACCAACGCCAGAACCGAAACCCGAACCGAAACCTGAGCCAACACCAGAGCCGAAGCCTGAACCAACGCCAAAGCCGACACCAGAGCTTAAGCCAGAGCCGAAACCTGAACCGACACCCAAGACGGAATTGCCAACGGTAGATCCACAACCGGAGCCTGAAACAAAATCGAATGATAAGGAGCGGGGGCTTGAACCAGAGAGAGGGGCAAGCCAAGTAACAAATGTGCCGGCTCCAGCAGTTGAGAAAGAAATGGATACTTTGCTCGTTGAAGCTGTAGATCATGAGAACGAAGAGCTTCTCCAAACTGAGGAAATCGATACCTTGCACTTAGGTTTGAATGAGGTCAAAGCCCCCATTATCGCTGGCTACTCTTTGATCGGATCGGATAAGCAAACGGTATTTATCAGCGAGAATGGTGAATCTTTAACAGTTACCTTCAGGTATCTGAAAGAAGCTGAGCCGAACGAACTGTTTGGTGTTGTATACGGGGTTGTGAAGGACGCGAACGGTAATCCTATGCAGGGAGTAAAAGTCGAACTTCATTCCGATCCACGAATTACTTTTACCAACGAGAACGGCGAGTACCGCTTTGAGAATGTCGAGCTTGGGAAGCATACGGTTATATTGAAAAATCCATTTACCGACAAAGAAATTTCTCGGATCAACGTTGTTGCGTACAAGGACTACAGAGACTCAGATTCGACTACGGTTGAATCGGTGCAAGTAGCAGAAGAAGTAAAACGGTCAATCGAATTAAATGAATCAATGAGTACTCAACGGGTTGACTTCGTTATTGAAGCCATTGAACAACCAGAACCGGTATCGCCTGACAAAAAGTTCCCTATCATTCCGATAGTGGCGACTCCCCCGCTAATCATTATTCTTCTGGCGTACTCCAGAAGAAGGAATGTAGGTATTTACAACGGAGCTAATCTGCTGATCAAAAAGATTAGGGTGAAGGCGAAGCCTGAAACTGTCATTGATCTTACTGGTTATGCTGCAAGTGCATTCAAAGTGGTTTTCCGAAAGCCAAATAGTTTCAGGAATATTGATTTGTACATTAAATATGGCGACACCATTACGCAAGTCGAGTTGGCAGACGATCTAAACTTCATCGTGTTTTCTCCAGAGAATTAA
- a CDS encoding recombinase family protein: MPKYGYARVSTVGQSRHGNSLEHQVNQLLSEGVDQSFIFVDNFTGSKMDRPQFTKLLQILKAGDTLVVTKLDRFARSTVEGEKIVKNLIERGVRIHILNMGILDNTPTSILIRTIFFAFAEFERNMIIERTAEGKAIAKQKTGFREGRPPKFTKVQLDYAISLLQTHSMNEVVSITRISESTLKRELRRRRSPI; the protein is encoded by the coding sequence ATGCCGAAATACGGGTATGCCCGAGTAAGTACTGTGGGTCAGTCAAGGCACGGTAACAGTTTGGAGCATCAGGTAAACCAACTATTATCGGAAGGGGTCGATCAATCCTTTATTTTTGTAGATAACTTTACTGGCTCGAAAATGGACCGCCCTCAATTCACAAAGCTATTACAAATATTAAAGGCTGGTGATACATTGGTTGTCACCAAACTGGATCGGTTTGCTCGTTCCACAGTCGAGGGTGAAAAGATTGTTAAGAATTTAATCGAACGAGGCGTTCGAATTCACATTCTTAATATGGGAATCTTGGACAACACACCGACCAGTATTCTGATACGCACCATCTTTTTCGCTTTCGCTGAATTTGAAAGAAACATGATCATTGAGCGAACTGCTGAAGGTAAAGCAATCGCCAAGCAGAAAACTGGATTCCGAGAAGGTCGACCACCTAAATTTACTAAAGTGCAGTTGGATTACGCGATTAGTTTACTTCAAACCCATAGCATGAATGAAGTCGTAAGCATAACACGGATCAGTGAAAGTACCCTAAAACGTGAGCTTCGAAGAAGAAGGAGTCCTATTTAA